A genomic window from Sandaracinaceae bacterium includes:
- a CDS encoding ATP-binding protein: protein MRSEWIGVAVAGGLAAFDLALFAWVGLDVAGLATTLAGVMTLGSFVVGYAALGYVGGRLWTARQRARADKARIQAQLEALEEGRARLAQAEKLAALGRLAAGIAHEVRNPLGVIRASASMVQEAFDRGTDDHRACDLIRDEIDRLDGLIAALLTFAKPTRMSLGETAVEPVVARAATLAAEARAALSVKTDVRAGAVRADADLLTQVLLGLVVNAAEAGAATVEIRATEEGDALRLEVADDGPGVAEEDVPRLFEPFFTTKDTGTGLGLSMALRIVEAHGGTLDVDAKGGLGGGARFVLSLPAGGPAQRVEAA, encoded by the coding sequence ATGCGCTCTGAATGGATCGGCGTCGCGGTCGCGGGAGGGTTGGCGGCCTTCGACCTCGCGCTCTTCGCGTGGGTCGGCCTCGACGTCGCCGGGCTCGCGACCACGCTCGCCGGGGTGATGACGCTCGGGAGCTTCGTCGTGGGCTACGCGGCGCTCGGCTACGTCGGCGGCCGGCTGTGGACGGCGCGGCAGCGCGCGCGCGCCGACAAGGCCCGCATCCAGGCGCAGCTCGAGGCGCTCGAGGAGGGGAGGGCGCGCCTGGCACAGGCGGAGAAGCTGGCCGCCCTCGGGCGGCTCGCCGCGGGCATCGCGCACGAGGTCCGGAACCCGCTGGGCGTGATCCGCGCCTCGGCGAGCATGGTGCAGGAGGCCTTCGACCGCGGCACGGACGACCACCGCGCGTGCGACCTGATCCGCGACGAGATCGATCGCCTCGACGGGCTGATCGCGGCCCTGCTCACCTTCGCCAAGCCGACGCGCATGAGCCTGGGTGAGACCGCGGTGGAGCCGGTCGTCGCGCGCGCCGCCACGCTCGCGGCCGAGGCCCGGGCGGCGCTGTCGGTGAAGACCGACGTGCGCGCGGGCGCGGTCCGCGCCGACGCGGACCTGCTGACCCAGGTCTTGCTCGGCCTGGTGGTCAACGCGGCCGAGGCGGGCGCGGCGACGGTGGAGATCCGGGCCACCGAGGAGGGGGACGCGCTCCGCCTCGAGGTCGCCGACGATGGGCCCGGCGTCGCGGAGGAGGATGTGCCGAGGCTGTTCGAGCCGTTCTTCACGACCAAGGACACCGGCACGGGCCTCGGCCTCTCGATGGCGCTCCGGATCGTGGAGGCGCACGGAGGCACCCTCGACGTCGACGCGAAGGGAGGACTGGGCGGCGGCGCGCGCTTCGTGCTCTCGCTCCCCGCGGGCGGCCCCGCGCAGCGCGTGGAGGCCGCGTGA
- a CDS encoding response regulator, translating into MNDQTLIAVVDDDPMWLATAGRMLSRDGYHVLLIGDPMKATSQISKERPAVVVLDLAMPGLNGVELARALLLELGEAAPPMVLISGDLTDLTRDEGALFEAAYEKPVSLKQLLSEVRRLVRGQKISGTLSRDDVMSAGRGEETG; encoded by the coding sequence ATGAACGATCAGACCTTGATCGCCGTCGTGGACGACGATCCGATGTGGTTGGCGACGGCCGGCCGAATGCTGAGCCGCGACGGCTACCACGTGCTGCTGATCGGCGATCCCATGAAGGCGACGTCGCAGATCTCGAAGGAGCGACCCGCGGTGGTCGTGCTCGACCTCGCGATGCCGGGGCTGAACGGGGTCGAGCTGGCCCGCGCGTTGTTGCTGGAGCTCGGAGAGGCGGCGCCTCCCATGGTCCTCATCAGCGGCGATCTGACGGACCTGACGCGCGACGAGGGCGCCCTCTTCGAGGCGGCCTACGAGAAGCCCGTGTCGCTGAAGCAGCTCCTGAGCGAGGTCCGCCGGCTCGTGCGCGGACAGAAGATCTCGGGGACGCTGTCGCGCGACGACGTGATGAGCGCAGGCCGGGGCGAAGAGACCGGTTGA
- a CDS encoding lamin tail domain-containing protein, with protein MKSWRAWAIGAALSGLLIACDGGDDPEDAGTDAQVSADAEPPMDADTGDDGGIDPDGGPDDGGVDMDGGPGDAGDMDGAVGDAGPDDAGMTDAGPPGGGAATSAQILAVREAAVGTIMLPIDDAVVTYVKPSFGSEADDEGFFVQAEMAGPALFVQTSLAALTPTPEVGQVVDFRAVSRAEAAGAIEYVDMIDMWNVDSSGHDVRFLAQDVSSIDLVTDLDDYAYELITLTADVVGDFSFAGSNHSGGELTTAGVPTPASELVFRLPDAVREVTSLGVGCTVEIGPTPLWRFAATAQPSAWDIADFTLSSCQAPTTGDLVITELGFSFTGGDAGKELIEIYNPDADHAFSLDGCRIADASGVGDASAVSIGAVFVGPMDHVVIAGPLATSGVAPDAPIGSLALDAMDVVTLACGCSGATCTDTVDTVDYSSAGFTDAMVDATMQLDRLDLEAFDPAMANDDLANWCVTSTASPYGSFTPARYGTPGQINEVCPLTCAAFAPHIVINEIDYDDMGADDKEFVELYNPTTAAIDLSTLAVVFYNGSNSREYRRVPLLGSLAAGGYLVVTTSDTVGITPTDPSYTITGGIQNGSPDGVGILDTTTDTLIDFITYEGSFTGGTMLSDSGGTPYTSIPAPHNLSIGADTDSPDVQSLIRILDGCDTGAPDMDWTATTVVTPGAANSL; from the coding sequence ATGAAGAGCTGGAGAGCTTGGGCTATCGGGGCGGCGCTGTCCGGCCTGCTGATCGCGTGCGACGGCGGCGACGACCCGGAGGACGCGGGCACGGACGCGCAGGTGAGCGCCGACGCGGAGCCGCCCATGGATGCGGACACCGGCGACGACGGCGGCATCGATCCGGACGGCGGCCCCGACGACGGCGGCGTCGACATGGACGGCGGCCCCGGCGACGCGGGCGACATGGACGGCGCCGTAGGGGACGCGGGCCCCGACGACGCGGGCATGACCGACGCCGGACCGCCCGGCGGGGGCGCGGCGACCTCGGCGCAGATCCTGGCCGTGCGCGAAGCCGCGGTCGGCACGATCATGCTCCCGATCGACGACGCCGTCGTGACCTACGTCAAACCGTCGTTCGGCAGCGAGGCGGACGACGAGGGCTTCTTCGTGCAGGCCGAGATGGCCGGCCCCGCGCTCTTCGTGCAGACCTCGCTCGCGGCTCTGACCCCGACCCCCGAGGTGGGTCAGGTCGTGGACTTCCGCGCCGTGAGCCGCGCCGAGGCCGCGGGCGCCATCGAGTACGTCGACATGATCGACATGTGGAACGTCGACAGCAGCGGGCACGACGTGCGCTTCCTCGCGCAGGACGTCTCGTCGATCGACCTCGTGACCGACCTCGACGACTACGCCTACGAGCTGATCACGCTGACCGCGGACGTGGTGGGCGACTTCAGCTTCGCCGGCTCGAACCACAGCGGGGGTGAGCTGACCACCGCGGGCGTGCCGACGCCGGCCTCGGAGCTCGTCTTCCGGCTGCCCGACGCGGTGCGCGAGGTGACGTCGCTCGGCGTGGGCTGCACGGTCGAGATCGGCCCGACCCCGCTCTGGCGCTTCGCGGCCACCGCGCAGCCCTCCGCGTGGGACATCGCCGACTTCACGCTCTCGAGCTGCCAGGCCCCGACGACCGGAGACCTCGTGATCACCGAGCTCGGGTTCTCGTTCACCGGCGGCGACGCCGGCAAGGAGCTCATCGAGATCTACAACCCCGACGCGGACCACGCGTTCTCGCTCGACGGCTGCCGGATCGCGGACGCGAGCGGGGTCGGTGACGCGAGCGCGGTGTCCATCGGCGCCGTGTTCGTCGGGCCGATGGACCACGTCGTGATCGCGGGCCCGCTCGCCACCAGCGGGGTCGCGCCGGACGCGCCGATCGGGAGCCTGGCCCTCGACGCGATGGACGTCGTGACCCTCGCGTGCGGCTGCTCGGGCGCGACCTGCACCGACACCGTGGACACGGTCGACTACTCGAGCGCCGGCTTCACGGACGCGATGGTCGACGCGACCATGCAGCTCGACCGCCTGGACCTCGAGGCGTTCGACCCCGCGATGGCCAACGACGACCTCGCCAACTGGTGCGTGACCTCGACGGCGAGCCCCTACGGGAGCTTCACCCCCGCCCGGTACGGCACGCCCGGACAGATCAACGAGGTCTGCCCGCTCACCTGCGCCGCCTTCGCGCCGCACATCGTGATCAACGAGATCGACTACGACGACATGGGCGCCGACGACAAGGAGTTCGTCGAGCTCTACAACCCGACGACGGCCGCGATCGATCTGTCGACGCTGGCCGTGGTCTTCTACAACGGCTCGAACAGCCGCGAGTACCGGCGGGTGCCGCTCCTCGGCAGCCTCGCGGCGGGCGGCTACCTCGTGGTGACCACCAGCGACACCGTGGGCATCACGCCGACCGACCCGAGCTACACGATCACGGGCGGCATCCAGAACGGATCGCCCGATGGCGTGGGCATCCTCGACACGACCACCGACACGCTGATCGACTTCATCACCTATGAGGGTAGCTTCACCGGCGGGACGATGCTGAGCGACTCGGGAGGCACGCCCTACACGTCCATCCCGGCGCCGCACAACCTGAGCATCGGCGCCGACACCGACTCGCCCGACGTGCAGAGCCTCATCCGGATCCTCGACGGCTGCGACACGGGCGCGCCGGACATGGACTGGACGGCGACGACGGTCGTCACCCCGGGCGCCGCCAACTCGCTCTGA
- a CDS encoding TerC family protein yields the protein MIELLTNPEAWVALITLTLLELVLGIDNLVFIAILTDRLPRAERPLAYKLGLGGAMLTRVLLLLALSWVMHLTNTLFTVLDNDISGRDIIVLVGGLFLIGKSAHEIFEKVEMRDDEDDEDGSKGRSTLTSIVIQIAIMDIIFSLDSVITAVGMVEEVEIMVTAIVLAVLMMLIFARHIGEFVNEHPSMKILALSFMLLIGVLLVAEGFDQHLPKGYIYAAMGFAVFVELVNMRFRKNKKRKSVKKVVAALSGDVSRDDRQ from the coding sequence ATGATCGAGCTGCTCACCAATCCGGAAGCCTGGGTCGCGCTGATCACGCTGACGTTGCTCGAGCTCGTCCTGGGCATCGACAACCTCGTCTTCATCGCGATCCTCACCGATCGGCTGCCTCGCGCCGAGCGCCCCCTCGCCTACAAGCTGGGGCTCGGCGGCGCGATGCTCACGCGGGTGCTGCTCCTGCTCGCCCTGAGCTGGGTGATGCACCTGACGAACACGCTGTTCACGGTGCTCGACAACGACATCAGCGGGCGCGACATCATCGTGCTCGTCGGCGGCCTGTTCCTCATCGGGAAGAGCGCGCACGAGATCTTCGAGAAGGTCGAGATGCGAGACGACGAGGACGACGAGGACGGCAGCAAGGGCCGCTCGACGCTGACGTCCATCGTCATCCAGATCGCGATCATGGACATCATCTTCTCCCTCGACTCGGTCATCACCGCGGTCGGCATGGTGGAGGAGGTCGAGATCATGGTCACCGCCATCGTGCTCGCGGTGCTGATGATGCTCATCTTCGCGCGCCACATCGGCGAGTTCGTCAACGAGCACCCCTCGATGAAGATCCTCGCGCTGAGCTTCATGCTCCTGATCGGCGTCCTGCTGGTCGCCGAGGGCTTCGATCAGCACCTCCCCAAGGGCTACATCTACGCGGCCATGGGCTTCGCGGTCTTCGTCGAGCTCGTCAACATGCGCTTCCGCAAGAACAAGAAGCGCAAGAGCGTGAAGAAGGTCGTCGCCGCCCTCTCCGGTGACGTCTCGCGCGACGACCGTCAGTAG
- a CDS encoding mucoidy inhibitor MuiA family protein: MNEVATSPEEQEAPPSEDARDRERRAVKIDPDEVTLLEDRARVVRRATIPVWAGVTRLRIERVSPLIVDKTLAARVDQGEVRDVRITRRAVYQTHEREETLRALDEQIEETEDAVRRMERRAGRIESALSLLDEAGSVTLDELAQDAAWSRLDLERAEARFDEMGQRERSLREERLGAQRALMERRRELGRLRARRQTVSQPSGEVRATLLLDLVREDKGEATVEIEYLVPNACWRPHHRAALDDDALRFECEGAVWQNTGEDWPDVQLRFSTQRPSLGAEPPALSTDRLRVQRKSETLEVSQREQVIETTGLGRQSQVAPELPGIDDGGDVMELHATHRAIVPSDGRPHRVALFAFEAPAEAWLWCAPELAPAVLLKTAHVNASPHAILAGPVDLVKSGGLVGRTKVLYVAPDERFELGWGPDPMLRVHREVEEGKPDKSLLRNWVGVVKTIDLKLSNLGPEVKHIELVERVPVSEIEKVKIEVDAEETHEGRLPDADGFVRWLVELDPMGRQAIRLRYTLRRHGDVVGI; this comes from the coding sequence GTGAACGAGGTCGCCACGTCCCCCGAGGAGCAAGAGGCGCCACCGAGCGAAGACGCGCGCGATCGCGAGCGCCGCGCGGTGAAGATCGATCCCGACGAGGTGACGCTCCTCGAGGACCGCGCGCGCGTGGTGCGCCGCGCGACGATCCCGGTCTGGGCCGGCGTCACCCGGCTGCGCATCGAGCGGGTCTCGCCCCTCATCGTCGACAAGACGCTCGCCGCGCGCGTGGACCAGGGGGAGGTCCGCGACGTGCGCATCACGCGGCGCGCGGTCTACCAGACGCACGAGCGCGAGGAGACGCTGCGCGCCCTCGACGAGCAGATCGAGGAGACCGAGGACGCGGTCCGCCGCATGGAGCGTCGCGCCGGGCGCATCGAGTCGGCCTTGTCGCTGCTCGACGAGGCGGGATCGGTCACCCTCGACGAGCTGGCGCAGGACGCCGCCTGGTCGCGGCTGGACCTCGAGCGCGCGGAGGCGCGCTTCGACGAGATGGGGCAGCGCGAGCGCTCGCTCCGCGAGGAGCGCCTCGGGGCGCAGCGCGCCCTGATGGAGCGACGCCGCGAGCTGGGTCGGCTCCGCGCGCGCCGGCAGACCGTCAGCCAGCCGAGCGGAGAGGTGCGCGCGACGCTGCTGCTCGACCTGGTGCGCGAGGACAAGGGCGAGGCGACGGTCGAGATCGAGTACCTGGTGCCGAACGCCTGCTGGCGGCCGCATCACCGCGCGGCCCTCGACGACGACGCGCTGCGCTTCGAGTGCGAGGGCGCGGTCTGGCAGAACACCGGCGAGGACTGGCCCGACGTCCAGCTCCGCTTCTCGACCCAGCGCCCTTCGCTCGGCGCGGAGCCTCCCGCGCTGTCGACGGATCGGCTGCGGGTGCAGCGCAAGAGCGAGACCCTCGAGGTGTCCCAGCGCGAGCAGGTCATCGAGACCACGGGGCTCGGGCGACAGTCGCAGGTCGCCCCGGAGCTCCCGGGCATCGACGACGGGGGCGACGTGATGGAGCTGCACGCGACGCATCGCGCGATCGTGCCATCCGATGGGCGCCCGCATCGCGTCGCGCTGTTCGCGTTCGAGGCGCCGGCCGAGGCGTGGCTCTGGTGTGCGCCCGAGCTGGCGCCGGCGGTCCTGCTCAAGACGGCGCACGTCAACGCGTCGCCGCACGCCATCCTGGCGGGCCCCGTGGATCTCGTGAAGAGCGGCGGGTTGGTGGGTCGCACGAAGGTGCTCTATGTCGCGCCCGACGAGCGCTTCGAGCTCGGCTGGGGCCCCGACCCGATGCTGCGCGTGCATCGCGAGGTCGAGGAGGGGAAGCCGGACAAGAGCCTGCTCCGCAACTGGGTGGGCGTGGTCAAGACGATCGACCTGAAGCTCAGCAACCTCGGCCCCGAGGTGAAGCACATCGAGCTGGTCGAGCGTGTGCCGGTCTCCGAGATCGAGAAGGTGAAGATCGAGGTCGACGCCGAGGAGACACACGAAGGTCGGCTGCCCGACGCGGACGGCTTCGTCCGCTGGCTGGTGGAGCTGGACCCCATGGGCCGCCAAGCGATCCGGCTGCGGTACACCCTGCGGCGCCACGGCGACGTCGTGGGTATATGA
- a CDS encoding helix-turn-helix domain-containing protein — MGEADLIQALTQHGFSLNESRAYAALISSGPSTGYEVGQKAQIPRSAVYGALRRLVAAGAARSIAGHPERFVAAPSESLLTLLRDRFDTSLGQLEHAVKSLDVAPPVPDAFSVHGYDRVLEEARQLIQNAEDRVVISGWPRELSELADVLAGAQKRKVKAWLFSHSQIPEHVPGVHYSYGLNEADLESFWKHRLVIVADDQRTLIGATENEDSDNAVISETAAIAEIATSQIALDLTLLAQRSGYDTSELMAGILGDRVGRLDSLLAGSPEATLGVRVVAKRQAPTAKKKRAEKAAQ, encoded by the coding sequence ATGGGCGAGGCAGACCTCATCCAAGCGCTCACGCAGCACGGCTTCAGCTTGAACGAGAGTCGCGCGTACGCTGCGTTGATCTCGAGCGGGCCCTCCACCGGCTACGAGGTGGGGCAGAAGGCGCAGATCCCGCGCTCCGCGGTGTACGGCGCCCTGCGGAGGCTCGTCGCGGCCGGCGCCGCGCGCTCCATCGCCGGCCACCCCGAGCGCTTCGTCGCCGCGCCCAGCGAGTCGCTGCTGACCTTGCTCCGCGATCGCTTCGACACCTCGCTCGGCCAGCTCGAGCACGCCGTGAAGAGCCTCGACGTCGCGCCGCCCGTGCCCGACGCGTTCAGCGTGCACGGCTACGACCGGGTGCTCGAGGAGGCGCGGCAGCTCATCCAGAACGCGGAGGACCGCGTGGTGATCAGCGGCTGGCCGCGTGAGCTGAGCGAGCTGGCGGACGTGCTCGCGGGCGCGCAGAAGCGCAAGGTCAAGGCGTGGCTCTTCAGCCACTCGCAGATCCCCGAGCACGTGCCCGGCGTCCACTACAGCTACGGGCTGAACGAGGCCGACCTCGAGAGCTTCTGGAAGCACCGGCTCGTGATCGTCGCGGATGATCAGCGCACGCTCATCGGCGCGACCGAGAACGAAGACTCGGACAACGCGGTGATCAGCGAGACGGCGGCCATCGCCGAGATCGCCACCAGTCAGATCGCGCTCGATCTGACCTTGCTCGCGCAGCGCTCGGGCTACGACACGAGCGAGCTGATGGCCGGGATCCTCGGCGACCGCGTCGGCCGGCTCGACTCGCTGCTCGCCGGCTCGCCCGAGGCCACGCTCGGTGTCCGCGTGGTGGCCAAGCGGCAGGCGCCCACCGCGAAGAAGAAGCGCGCGGAGAAGGCAGCTCAGTAG
- a CDS encoding sigma-54 dependent transcriptional regulator yields the protein MSASIAVVDDEARMVEIVSMLLRRDGHEVRGFTEPEAFLTSLEREPVDLLLTDLRMPRMDGVEVLRRARAELPGLPVILFTAHATVQTAIEAMKEGAYDYLQKPFDNDEMKALVRRALEHSRLARENRLLRRGGADVVAESDAMKRVMALLRRVAPSRSTVLITGESGTGKEVAAKALHASSDRADGPLVALNVKALGESVLESELFGHEKGAFTGADRSKPGVFERADGGTLFLDEIGEISASFQAKLLRVLQEREILPVGGTEARPVDVRLVAATNRDLEAEVREGRFREDLFFRMNVIPVHLPPLRERPADVLPLARRFLAKQSHALERQFDGWTEEAERWMLAHDWPGNVRELENAIERGALLADGRTLALSDLTLKPSEAEGETWPTDLGAFVERATAEHVRRVLGEVEGKRVEAARRLGIDRTTLYRLMRKHDIE from the coding sequence GTGAGCGCGTCGATCGCGGTCGTCGACGACGAGGCGCGAATGGTCGAGATCGTGTCGATGCTGCTCCGGCGCGACGGGCACGAGGTGCGCGGCTTCACCGAGCCCGAGGCGTTCCTCACGAGCCTCGAGCGGGAGCCCGTGGACCTCCTGCTGACGGACCTGCGGATGCCGCGCATGGACGGCGTCGAGGTGTTGCGCCGCGCGCGCGCCGAGCTGCCGGGTCTGCCGGTCATTCTCTTCACCGCGCACGCGACGGTGCAGACGGCGATCGAGGCGATGAAGGAGGGCGCCTACGACTACCTCCAGAAGCCGTTCGACAACGACGAGATGAAGGCGCTCGTCCGGCGCGCGCTCGAGCACAGCCGGCTCGCGCGCGAGAACCGGCTGCTGCGCCGCGGCGGGGCCGACGTGGTCGCGGAGTCGGACGCGATGAAGCGCGTGATGGCGCTCCTGCGACGCGTCGCGCCGAGCCGGAGCACGGTGCTGATCACGGGCGAGAGCGGCACGGGCAAGGAGGTCGCGGCCAAGGCGCTGCACGCGTCGTCGGACCGGGCCGACGGTCCGCTCGTGGCGCTGAACGTCAAGGCGCTCGGGGAGAGCGTGCTGGAGAGCGAGCTGTTCGGACACGAGAAGGGCGCCTTCACGGGCGCCGACCGCAGCAAGCCGGGGGTCTTCGAGCGGGCGGACGGAGGCACCCTCTTCCTGGACGAGATCGGGGAGATCAGCGCGTCGTTCCAGGCGAAGCTGCTGCGGGTGCTGCAGGAGCGCGAGATCCTGCCGGTGGGCGGCACGGAGGCGCGCCCCGTGGACGTGCGCCTCGTCGCGGCGACCAACCGCGACCTCGAAGCGGAGGTGCGCGAGGGCCGCTTCCGCGAGGATCTGTTCTTTCGGATGAACGTGATCCCCGTGCACCTGCCGCCGCTCCGTGAGCGCCCCGCCGACGTGCTGCCGCTGGCGCGGCGGTTCCTCGCGAAGCAGTCCCACGCGCTCGAGCGGCAGTTCGATGGATGGACCGAGGAGGCCGAGCGCTGGATGCTCGCCCACGACTGGCCGGGCAACGTGCGGGAGCTGGAGAACGCCATCGAGCGGGGCGCGCTGCTCGCGGACGGACGCACCCTCGCGCTCTCGGACCTGACGCTGAAGCCGAGCGAAGCGGAGGGCGAGACGTGGCCGACCGACCTCGGCGCGTTCGTCGAGCGGGCCACCGCCGAGCACGTGCGCAGGGTGCTCGGCGAGGTCGAGGGCAAGCGCGTCGAGGCGGCCCGGCGGCTCGGGATCGACCGCACCACGCTCTACCGGCTGATGCGCAAGCACGACATCGAGTGA
- a CDS encoding DUF853 family protein, translating into MRDALDLGADPAGQTVSLPVDALLRHVMALGASGSGKTVFCKVVAEEALLAGLPTICVDPQGDLCSLAAGTLDDAELEARGVDPELAARFRALAEVVIFTPGARVGVPLCADPVDPSLGALPTTERAHAVSRTAAVVVGLLGFDLDSDDGAGLAAVLDRALTTLIEAGAPLSLAALADHLHEAEQAGFDAYARLLDVRKLRTANQRLARLDVGARRLLFHDGLPLDVDALLTPSEPGNVRVAVIFLNTLHAQEDKDFFVAALVDRLYAWMLAHPSAAPQLLFYIDEVAPFVPPVRKPACKEGLTMLFKQARKYGVCCVMATQNPGDVDYRAMAQFGTWALGRLTTRQDLKKIEPTLKSLAPDRSDALMEKLPSLEPGQLIVISPDRFDAPVELQTRWLLTRHETWNETKITEATPVSAREIGASAATVSASAPASASAPASAPAPATAPASAPATAPASAPATAPASAPATAPASATAPASATAPASATAPASATAPASAPASATAPASATAPASAPASATAAASWTDPDPDPDPDPDPDPDPDPDPDPVPDPGGASDTIPDVPPAQSAAPSQSNPELLTLLAARPSHTVKTLSPLLRKSESATRRALEGLLDAGAVRAFKVGRTKHYFDPALGLRPDLGLTAPVPCLVAHVDMPSAVTLGERMTRSRVLGLIGEDERFARAEPLHRLVWQLDFEERVERPLLKRLFGDAHDEKLGAVYVHPHNLGVLSFTHEEGIRFDDRPTGSASAVRDFDGVTERHEVAPGELALEDDDWTKRRSEDAVRESFQARFAARPLDVKPLFVPLWNLLFETEAGSLRRITVDALIGRPVRWLPPGGGVSHP; encoded by the coding sequence ATGCGCGACGCCCTCGATCTAGGCGCCGACCCCGCCGGTCAAACGGTCTCCTTGCCCGTCGACGCGCTCCTGCGACACGTGATGGCGCTCGGCGCGAGCGGCTCGGGCAAGACCGTCTTCTGCAAGGTGGTCGCGGAGGAGGCCCTCCTCGCCGGGCTGCCCACCATCTGCGTCGACCCCCAGGGAGACCTCTGCAGCCTGGCCGCCGGCACGCTCGACGACGCGGAGCTCGAGGCGCGCGGCGTCGATCCGGAGCTCGCGGCTCGGTTTCGCGCCCTCGCCGAGGTCGTCATCTTCACCCCCGGCGCCCGCGTCGGCGTGCCCCTCTGCGCCGACCCGGTGGACCCGAGCCTGGGGGCGCTCCCCACCACCGAGCGCGCGCACGCGGTCTCCCGGACGGCGGCGGTGGTGGTCGGGCTGCTCGGCTTCGATCTCGACTCCGACGACGGGGCGGGCCTCGCCGCGGTGCTCGACCGCGCGCTGACCACCCTGATCGAGGCCGGCGCGCCGCTGAGCCTCGCGGCCCTCGCGGACCACCTCCACGAGGCGGAGCAGGCGGGGTTCGACGCCTACGCGCGCCTCCTCGACGTCCGCAAGCTCCGCACCGCGAACCAGCGCCTCGCCCGCCTCGACGTCGGCGCGCGCCGGCTGCTCTTCCACGACGGCCTGCCGCTCGACGTCGACGCCCTGCTCACGCCGTCCGAGCCCGGCAACGTGCGCGTCGCGGTGATCTTCCTCAACACGCTCCACGCCCAGGAGGACAAGGACTTCTTCGTCGCCGCCCTCGTCGACCGGCTCTACGCCTGGATGCTCGCGCACCCCTCCGCCGCGCCGCAGCTCCTCTTCTACATCGACGAGGTCGCGCCGTTCGTGCCCCCGGTCCGCAAGCCAGCTTGCAAGGAGGGGCTGACGATGCTGTTCAAGCAGGCCCGCAAGTACGGGGTCTGCTGCGTGATGGCGACGCAGAACCCGGGCGACGTGGACTACCGCGCGATGGCCCAGTTCGGGACCTGGGCCCTCGGGAGGCTGACGACGCGACAGGACCTCAAGAAGATCGAGCCGACGCTGAAGAGCCTCGCCCCCGATCGGAGCGACGCGCTGATGGAGAAGCTGCCGTCGCTCGAGCCCGGGCAGCTGATCGTGATCAGCCCGGACCGCTTCGACGCGCCGGTGGAGCTGCAGACGCGCTGGCTGCTGACGCGGCACGAGACATGGAACGAGACGAAGATCACGGAAGCGACGCCGGTCAGCGCGCGAGAGATCGGCGCCTCTGCTGCGACCGTTTCCGCTTCCGCGCCCGCTTCCGCTTCCGCGCCCGCTTCCGCTCCCGCGCCCGCTACCGCGCCCGCTTCCGCGCCCGCTACCGCGCCCGCTTCCGCGCCCGCTACCGCGCCCGCTTCCGCGCCCGCTACCGCGCCCGCTTCCGCTACCGCGCCCGCTTCCGCTACCGCGCCCGCTTCCGCTACCGCGCCCGCTTCCGCTACCGCGCCCGCTTCCGCTCCCGCCTCCGCTACCGCGCCCGCTTCCGCTACCGCGCCCGCTTCCGCGCCCGCTTCCGCCACCGCGGCTGCGTCCTGGACCGATCCCGATCCCGATCCCGATCCCGATCCCGATCCCGATCCCGATCCCGATCCCGATCCCGATCCCGTTCCCGATCCCGGTGGAGCGTCCGACACGATCCCCGACGTCCCGCCCGCGCAGTCCGCCGCGCCCTCCCAGAGCAACCCAGAGCTCCTGACCCTCCTCGCCGCCCGCCCCAGTCACACCGTCAAGACCCTGTCCCCGCTGCTGCGCAAGAGCGAGAGCGCGACCCGCCGCGCGCTCGAGGGGCTGCTCGACGCGGGCGCGGTGCGGGCGTTCAAGGTCGGGCGCACGAAGCACTACTTCGATCCCGCCCTCGGGCTCCGCCCCGACCTCGGGCTGACGGCGCCCGTGCCGTGCCTCGTGGCCCACGTCGACATGCCATCGGCGGTGACGCTCGGCGAGCGCATGACGCGGAGCCGGGTGCTCGGGCTCATCGGGGAAGACGAGCGCTTCGCGCGCGCGGAGCCGCTGCACCGGCTCGTCTGGCAGCTCGACTTCGAGGAGCGGGTCGAGCGGCCGCTGCTGAAGCGGCTCTTCGGGGACGCGCACGACGAGAAGCTCGGGGCCGTCTACGTGCACCCACACAACCTCGGGGTGCTCTCGTTCACCCACGAGGAGGGGATCCGGTTCGACGACCGCCCGACCGGATCGGCGAGCGCGGTGCGGGACTTCGACGGCGTGACCGAGCGCCACGAGGTCGCGCCGGGCGAGCTCGCGCTCGAGGACGACGACTGGACGAAGAGGCGGAGCGAGGACGCCGTGCGGGAGAGCTTCCAAGCGCGCTTCGCGGCGCGCCCGCTCGACGTGAAGCCGCTCTTCGTGCCGCTGTGGAACCTGCTCTTCGAGACCGAGGCCGGCTCCCTCCGCCGGATCACCGTCGACGCGCTCATCGGCCGGCCGGTCCGGTGGCTGCCGCCCGGTGGAGGCGTATCTCACCCCTGA